In Oxyura jamaicensis isolate SHBP4307 breed ruddy duck chromosome 20, BPBGC_Ojam_1.0, whole genome shotgun sequence, the following are encoded in one genomic region:
- the PCMTD2 gene encoding protein-L-isoaspartate O-methyltransferase domain-containing protein 2, whose amino-acid sequence MGGAVSAGEDNDELIDNLKEAQYIRTELVEQAFRAIDRADYYLEEFKDNAYKDLAWKHGNIHLSAPCIYSEVMEALDLQPGLSFLNLGSGTGYLSSMVGLILGPFGVNHGVELHSDVIEYAKQKLDFFIKTSDSFDKFEFCEPSFVTGNCLEISPDCTQYDRVYCGAGVQKEHEDYMKNLLKVGGILVMPLEEKLTKITRTGPSAWETKKILAVSFAPLIQPNHADSGKSRLVHLPPVAVRSLQDLARIAIRGTIKKIIHQETMSKNGNGLKNPPRFKRRRVRRRRMETIVFLDKEVFASRISNPSDDNNCEELEDERREEEETKPELKPDPPVNFLREKVLSLPLPDPLKYYLLYYREK is encoded by the exons ATGGGAGGTGCAGTGAGTGCAGGAGAAGACAACGATGAGTTAATTGATAACCTGAAGGAGGCACAATATATCCGGACAGAACTGGTAGAGCAGGCGTTCCGTGCCATTGATCGAGCAGACTACTACCTGGAAGAGTTCAAAGACAACGCTTACAAGGACTTGGCGTGGAAGCATGGGAATATTCATCTTTCAGCACCCTGCATTTACTCTGAGGTGATGGAAGCTTTGGATCTGCAACCCGGGCTGTCGTTTTTGAATCTTGGCAGTGGCACTGGCTATCTGAGTTCTATGGTTGGACTCATCTTGG GTCCTTTTGGTGTTAACCATGGTGTGGAGCTCCATTCTGATGTGATTGAATATGCAAAGCAGAAGTTGGACTTCTTCATCAAAACAAGCGACAGCTTTGACAA GTTTGAATTCTGTGAGCCGTCGTTTGTTACCGGCAATTGTTTAGAGATTTCCCCGGACTGTACTCAGTATGACCGTGTTTACTGTGGTGCTGGAGTACAGAAGGAGCACGAAGACTACATGAAGAACCTGTTGAAAGTTGGGGGAATTCTTGTCATGCCTCTAGAAGAGAAG TTAACTAAGATAACTCGTACTGGTCCTTCTGCCTGGGAAACCAAGAAGattcttgctgtttcttttgctcCTTTGATTCAGCCCAACCACGCAGATTCAGGAAAATCAAGGCTTGTTCACTTGC CCCCAGTGGCTGTTCGCAGCCTCCAGGATCTGGCTCGCATAGCCATCCGAGgaaccattaaaaaaattatacatcAAGAAACAATGAGCAAAAACGGAAACGGGCTGAAGAACCCCCCGAGATTTAAACGAAGACGTGTGCGTCGCCGTCGCATGGAAACTATTGTTTTCTTGGACAAAGAGGTCTTCGCTAGTCGTATCTCCAACCCATCAGATGATAACAACTGTGAGGAGCTCGAGGATGAGAGACGAGAAGAGGAGGAAACCAAACCTGAACTAAAGCCAGATCCCCCTGTAAACTTTCTGAGGGAAAAGGTCTTGAGTTTGCCTTTGCCTGATCCCTTGAAATATTACCTGCTTTATTACAGGGAAAAGTAA